From Bosea sp. NBC_00550, the proteins below share one genomic window:
- a CDS encoding TIGR02186 family protein, translating to MKRVLGLLAALCAGLATVAARAETLIAAMSSHQIQITSNYTGSQLTVFGLVERDGRTVSRGDPYDIIVTVRGPRRMLLVREKERLGPIWINRTQRRFPDNPVFLHVASNRPIAEMMNAETARRGRIGLANAELPQGNWVDLDPSSIRFRESLTRIMQAKDLYGYEERGVTFLSNALFSAPIDIPATAPTGSYTVDIVLYSGGVPLARQQTSFEVIKTGIEQRLASGAYDWPLLYGFATALLALLLGWGASVVFRRD from the coding sequence ATGAAGCGGGTCCTCGGCCTCCTCGCCGCGCTCTGCGCCGGTCTCGCGACAGTGGCGGCCCGGGCCGAGACGCTGATCGCCGCGATGTCGAGCCACCAGATCCAGATCACCTCGAACTACACCGGCAGCCAGCTGACGGTCTTCGGACTGGTCGAGCGCGACGGACGCACGGTCTCGCGCGGCGATCCCTACGACATCATCGTCACGGTCCGCGGGCCCCGGCGCATGCTGCTGGTGCGCGAGAAGGAGCGGCTCGGCCCGATCTGGATCAACCGGACGCAGCGGCGCTTCCCTGACAACCCGGTCTTCCTGCACGTCGCCAGCAACCGGCCGATCGCCGAGATGATGAACGCTGAGACCGCACGTCGCGGCCGCATCGGCCTCGCCAATGCCGAACTGCCGCAGGGAAACTGGGTCGATCTCGATCCCAGTTCGATCCGCTTCCGCGAAAGCCTCACCCGGATCATGCAGGCGAAGGACCTGTACGGCTACGAGGAACGCGGCGTCACCTTCCTGTCGAACGCCTTGTTCAGCGCGCCGATCGACATCCCGGCCACGGCGCCGACCGGCTCCTACACCGTCGACATCGTGCTGTATTCCGGCGGGGTTCCGCTGGCGCGCCAGCAGACCAGCTTCGAGGTGATCAAGACCGGCATCGAGCAGCGCCTCGCTTCCGGAGCCTATGACTGGCCGCTGCTCTATGGTTTCGCGACGGCGCTGCTGGCGCTGCTCCTCGGCTGGGGAGCGAGCGTCGTATTCCGACGCGATTGA
- a CDS encoding sulfite exporter TauE/SafE family protein: MQIYLPIAELPISVLMVLGLSGAVGFISGLFGVGGGFLLTPLLIFLDIPPAVAVATVAAQVAGSSMTGVLTYLRRKALDLKLGGVLVSGGIVGTVLGVLFFNTMRRLGQLELVITLSYVTLFSIIGGLMLYDALRAMLRVRAGKPARLKRRGGMHPWWMGLPFRQRFYRSGLYCSVLPIALLAIIIGFIGAVLGVGGGFILVPGLIYFFRIPPAVVVGTSLFQILVTMTGATILHAVTNQSVDLILATLLLLGGVIGAQFGGRAARNLNVESFRLLLALLILSVGLRFAIELFIPPNEPFSVVVPESAR, encoded by the coding sequence GTGCAGATTTACCTGCCGATCGCCGAGCTTCCGATCAGCGTGCTGATGGTGCTCGGCCTGAGCGGCGCGGTCGGCTTCATCTCCGGCCTGTTCGGCGTCGGCGGCGGCTTCCTGCTCACGCCCCTCCTGATCTTCCTCGACATTCCCCCCGCCGTCGCGGTCGCGACGGTCGCGGCGCAGGTCGCCGGCTCGTCGATGACCGGGGTGCTGACCTATCTCAGGCGCAAGGCGCTCGACCTCAAGCTCGGGGGCGTCCTGGTCTCGGGCGGCATCGTCGGAACGGTCCTCGGCGTGCTGTTCTTCAATACGATGCGCCGGCTCGGCCAGCTCGAGCTCGTCATCACGCTGTCCTATGTCACGCTGTTCTCGATCATCGGCGGGCTGATGCTCTACGATGCGCTGCGCGCCATGCTGCGCGTCCGAGCCGGCAAGCCGGCGCGGCTGAAGCGGCGCGGCGGCATGCATCCCTGGTGGATGGGCCTGCCCTTCCGCCAGCGCTTCTATCGCTCCGGCCTGTATTGCAGCGTCCTGCCTATCGCCCTGCTCGCCATCATCATCGGCTTCATCGGCGCCGTGCTCGGCGTCGGTGGCGGGTTCATCCTGGTGCCCGGCCTGATCTACTTCTTCCGGATTCCGCCGGCCGTGGTGGTCGGCACCTCGCTCTTCCAGATCCTGGTGACGATGACGGGCGCGACCATCCTGCATGCGGTCACCAACCAGTCGGTCGACCTCATCCTCGCGACGCTCCTGCTTCTGGGCGGCGTCATCGGCGCGCAGTTCGGCGGACGGGCGGCGCGCAACCTCAACGTCGAGTCCTTCCGGCTCCTGCTGGCGCTGCTGATCCTCTCGGTCGGCCTGCGCTTCGCCATCGAGCTCTTCATTCCGCCGAACGAGCCCTTCTCGGTCGTTGTGCCGGAGAGCGCGCGATGA